The sequence CTGGTTCGGGAGGCGCAGGTGACGATCAGCATCGATTCCGACGGCCCGGCCGCTCCCGACTTGGTGCATGATCCCTACGCCTTCTTCGCCTACAAACGCAGAACCGAACCGGTGTGGCGGGGCACCATCATGGACACCGCCATGGCGCCGCCGGAATTGGTGGCCGCCGAGGAGTGGACGCTGTTCGACTTCGACAGCGTCTTCGCCGCCTTCCGCGACGGCGAGGTGTTCGCCTCGGAGATCTATGACAACACGATCGGGCTGGTGCTGGGCCCCACCATCCTGAGCATGCACGGCAAGCAGCATCACGACCACCGCAGCTTGGTCGCCAAGGCTTTTCGCCAGAGCGCCCTCGATTACTGGGAGCCTGCGCTGATCGATCCGATCTGCGACCAACTGGTCGACGAGATCAAGGACGACGGCGGTGCGGACCTGGTTCAGGCGTTGACGTTCGAGTTCCCCACCCGCATCACCGCCGCGCTGTTGGGGCTGCCCCAGCAGGACCTGGAGTTGTTCCGACGATTGTCGTTGGATCTCATCTCGATCACCGAGGACATCGAGGCAGGGCTGACCGCCTCGGTGGAGCTGGGCGCCTATTTTCAGGAGCAGGTGGACCAGCGCCGCGGCGCGCCCACCAAGGA comes from Mycolicibacterium pulveris and encodes:
- a CDS encoding cytochrome P450, which codes for MTISIDSDGPAAPDLVHDPYAFFAYKRRTEPVWRGTIMDTAMAPPELVAAEEWTLFDFDSVFAAFRDGEVFASEIYDNTIGLVLGPTILSMHGKQHHDHRSLVAKAFRQSALDYWEPALIDPICDQLVDEIKDDGGADLVQALTFEFPTRITAALLGLPQQDLELFRRLSLDLISITEDIEAGLTASVELGAYFQEQVDQRRGAPTKDIIGDLVAADIDGERLTDEAIISFLRLLLPAGLETTYRSSSNLLYLLLTHPDQLDAVQNDRDLIPAAIEEGLRYETPLVSVPRNTTREVEVQGVRIPAGAQVNLCMGSANRDEKRWPDAETFDIHRERKPHVSFAGGIHSCLGLHLARVETRAMLTSLFDRVTDLELLADDDTKIVGMPFRSPKRLPVSFRVASAGPA